From the genome of Malus sylvestris chromosome 13, drMalSylv7.2, whole genome shotgun sequence:
ATTCCCATGAGGCACAAGTCCAATTTGCTCTTGAGAGGGGTGTACCTGCAGTTATTGGTGTTCTGGGTACAATAAGGCTGCCTTATCCATCCAGAGCCTTTGACATGGCTCATTGTTCTCGTTGCTTAATTCCATGGGGAATAAATGGTAAGCATTAGATACACCAAACTCAGAGCACTTCTACTTGGTATGAATTGTTGATATCTAATAATCAGCAGTCATTTCTGACATTAAATTTACTATTTGTTATGTACAGATGGAAAATATCTCAAGGAAGTTGACCGAGTTCTTAGGCCTGGGGGTTATTGGGTGCTTTCGGGTCCTCCAATTAATTGGAAGAATAATTACATTTCATGGCAGCGTCCCAAGGAGGATCTTGAGGAGGAACAGAGACAGATTGAAGAAGCTGCTAAACTTCTTTGCTGGGAGAAAAAGTCTGAGAAGGGTGAAACTGCCATTTGGCAAAAGAGGGTAGATTCTGATTCATGTGGAGACAGACAAGATGCTTCCCGTGCTAACTTTTGCAAAGCTGATGAAGCAGATAGCGTCTGGTATTTTCCTGTGCTTAAATTTTGTTTACCATTCTCATTGTTTTTAATATTGGGAGGCCTTCGTGCAGTTATCAATTGACAAGAAGACATTGATTCTTTTTTTGGTCTTCCCTTATAACTTTACATGTATCCAATTTGTGTTCTCAACTTTTAAATGCCAGCATGTATAGGAGGATGATAGAAAATATGGGGCAACTACTTTAAATGAATGCTAATGGTGTTCAAACGTTGTTACCTTAGCAGACAGGGTTTGTTGTCATCTGTAATGAAAAGCCTTGCAGAATTATTTTTAGTTAAAAGGGGTCCTGAGGTCTAGATGGGTTATAATTAAATCTCATGTTTGTGCTTTTGCTTATCAGCTTATGCTGTTAACATAGATAtatcttttcttattttttcttcattttggttGTTATCAGGTATAAGAAAATGGAGGGATGCATAACACCATATCCTGAAGTTTCCAGTGGGGAGTTGAAGCCATTTCCAAAAAGGCTTTATGCTGTTCCCCCCAGGATTTCTAGTGGGTCTGTTCCCGGAGTTTCTGCTGAGGATTATGAGGAGGATAACAAAAAATGGAAGAAGCATGTAAATGCTTATAGGAGAATCAATAAACTAATTGACACAGGAAGGTATCGCAACATTATGGATATGAATGCTGGTTTGGGTGGTTTTGCTGCAGCAATTGAATCTCCAAAATTGTGGGTCATGAATGTGGTGCCCACAATAGCTGAGAAAAATACGCTGGGTGTTGTATATGAGCGAGGATTGATTGGCATCTACCATGACTGGTACCCTACTCTGAACTTCCCTCCCCTGTCTAATTGTTTTCCTCTAAAGCATCCTTTTTAGCAAATTCTGTTGACATTCCTATATAACCATTCAAGTATATTACACGCTTCCTAGGGACCTAGACTCTGCTTTCAAGATAAATCTTATTTCCTTTCCTGCTAAAAATCTCTTCTGGCAGCTGAACATTTGTGTTAGAACTTAAACCATGTCAATAGAAGTGCGTGTTGCGTATTTTACAGCGTGCATATGGCTTTTTCCAAAAAGGTTTTAGAATATATACCCatctttttttcatgaaaaagaaaagttcCTGTGATGTGTTAAATAATTGTGAGGTCCTGGAGCAGATCTCTCCTTccattaattttgtttgtttatcaatcattttattcttttttggtGATGCTATATCAGGTGCGAAGGTTTCTCTACTTACCCAAGGACATATGACCTCATTCACGCCCATGGTGTTTTCAGTTTGTACAATGGAAAGTAAGTATATCTTCATTAGTTTTTGGCTTTCTTTAGTGCTTTTTACTCCAACAAAGAAAGCCTTGGCTTATTTGGTGTAATACCTAATTAGATATTCCCTAAGTTACTTGGGCTCAGTACATAGAAAACTGTGTTAAGCTTGATTCTATGGCTGGTTCCAGTAAGGATGGATTGACCTTGATAATGTTAAGCTCATTTAGGTCAACCCGACATTGTGGACTTGTTTAGCTTCACTCAATCTTGGCTATCCACCCATTATGCTTTTTCTTGGTCGAATATTGTTCTTGAAGCTTATTGGATTGGCCTGCCTTATTTTTTCAAGTAGAACGATTAAGATTGGTTAATACGGTAGACTTTTTATGAAGTTCTTTTACGGTCCAACAGTAATTTCCCTGAGCACTTCGCTTATAAAAGATGGTACACGAAGCCGTTTAGTTGAGGGTGAGGTGATTCTTTTGGTTATGACGGTATATGCACTTGTAACACCAACTATTTATTAACTTGTCATAATAAGAATCTGACTGTAGTGTTGCGGAATCATCTTAATGAGGGATAGTATATGTAGATCCAATCAGGGGTAATTGTTTAAGTACTGACGGGGATTCCATGCTTGCAATAGTAGAGGTAGAACTAACCACTTCAATTCCAGATTGTTTCTTATGCCAAGACCAATTCACTGTTTTGCTTATGCTTTCCTTCCGCTTTTCTGTGACTGATTAAGCTGTATTGACTATATTGCAGATGCAATTGGGAAGACATTCTTCTTGAGATGGACAGGATTTTGCGGCCAGAAGGTGCGGTCATATTCCGCGATGAAGTTGATGTATTAATTAAGGTGAAGAAAATAGTTGGAGGAATGAGATGGGATACTAAAATGGTGGACCATGAGGATGGTCCCCTTGTACCAGAGAAGGTATTGGTTGTTGTCAAGCAGTACTGGGTTGGAAACTCCACCGACACACAATGAACGCCTTAAAGGACAGCTTCTGATATCGTGGATC
Proteins encoded in this window:
- the LOC126596600 gene encoding probable methyltransferase PMT2 produces the protein MAPKANADGRTRSSVQIFIVAGLCCFFYILGAWQRSGFGKGDSIALEITKNGADCSIIPSLTFDSHHAGEAGNIDESKPKVFEPCHHSYTDYTPCQDQKRAMTFPREDMNYRERHCPREEEKLHCLIPAPKGYVTPFPWPKSRDYVPYANAPYKSLTVEKAVQNWIQYEGNVFRFPGGGTQFPQGADKYIDQLAAVIPIKNGTVRTALDTGCGVASWGAYLLSRHVLAMSFAPRDSHEAQVQFALERGVPAVIGVLGTIRLPYPSRAFDMAHCSRCLIPWGINDGKYLKEVDRVLRPGGYWVLSGPPINWKNNYISWQRPKEDLEEEQRQIEEAAKLLCWEKKSEKGETAIWQKRVDSDSCGDRQDASRANFCKADEADSVWYKKMEGCITPYPEVSSGELKPFPKRLYAVPPRISSGSVPGVSAEDYEEDNKKWKKHVNAYRRINKLIDTGRYRNIMDMNAGLGGFAAAIESPKLWVMNVVPTIAEKNTLGVVYERGLIGIYHDWCEGFSTYPRTYDLIHAHGVFSLYNGKCNWEDILLEMDRILRPEGAVIFRDEVDVLIKVKKIVGGMRWDTKMVDHEDGPLVPEKVLVVVKQYWVGNSTDTQ